A single Trypanosoma brucei gambiense DAL972 chromosome 9, complete sequence DNA region contains:
- a CDS encoding protein kinase, putative, whose product MARDSGFYDMLPALHALPAVEAVVVDRLRPWRRRRERAVAELLFPQNAATAEASESPIPKSIQQPSLRRRRANSAMESAVTHLCYGRRAHPRRTAIALHHPQVLVFTVDEPSALCCSEVQKTLRSVDGPVQIQHLLASERDFYGAQMDYRRTKSRTRRGRAPQRAASVPALTYTNCETVCNDGICPCSKSVTTHKDGDRGVTGSVSNKNGAGVLSALHECKIVDSLQDLYAFHPGRDYIDCGAFSRVYRAVPLFQGTGGRSCGADNCNRSAGPSDSFVAIKVIPRVRSERGGRYKVAPHAARRGESDMGRHVVSSTSAQHCACGKYPRQSESDAEWRQLQRIAEEVSILAALEHSGCSHLIGTLQTPEEFAIVMDMGKGNIDALRYVRAHGPLNEAHASLIVYQLVEAVNYLHNVKEVLHRDIKLENILLSRVDQSISIIRKAMETGGSVESSPRPKNRSHTHNEEDVSGRTEKEHTKRTGDGCERGNRTEVADSKARSSSYRWWEPVSVNVSTATDEMERLLKVTLIDFGLSMHTSRCSGTGNPSVEKKMEEGSDTRKPIIRKGSPKSSGTVAVGGGFNLPELSFASCGKVEKEPRRVDDVAGGEGTLESKQEESEDDEGLSHRVTVPVAISNNTPPVLSRAGSTSDSTAKIPTTLLVGDEEDGTQQDRQPKGAMPTRAIAGAQGSASVPLTDHECPAPSSLLEDDSHHHDDTLLSFTPCGTERYLPPEILQWILQRGWKQKTIAVCEARKLDAYAVGIVTYVLLSGCFPFNGTSRATMWQQKLCVPACNSSRWENVSTVAISFVQSLLDPQPRTRFELCEALTHPWMRQGALLAKKLSLVPHSMVADANLGEGEEEKERSNRQLPRVVSRLSTSASSLICDGPAHTPSVGSHATGGDGSHPKTQKEQTGDGRASSAPRHSAIGCPHRRTCSAVCVSTELTCADSGALTVHSTAGSGKLSSKLESEGPRLSFMHRVGEEQRPAQLTETYDCQEVGNKQFGQAKPDVDEGKADMFAFLYEKIMSE is encoded by the coding sequence ATGGCACGGGATAGCGGTTTCTATGATATGCTTCCTGCACTCCACGCACTTCCAGCTGTAGAAGCTGTTGTCGTGGATCGCCTGAGACCATGGCGCcggagaagggaaagggcGGTAGCGGAACTTTTGTTCCCACAAaacgcagcaacagcagaagCGAGTGAGTCACCGATACCGAAGTCAATACAACAGCCCTCATTGCGTAGACGACGGGCCAATTCCGCTATGGAGTCCGCTGTCACACATCTTTGTTATGGTAGACGGGCGCATCCACGCCGCACGGCTATTGCACTTCATCATCCTCAGGTCCTTGTGTTCACGGTTGATGAACCCAGTGCCCTATGCTGCAGCGAAGTGCAGAAAACATTGAGGTCTGTGGACGGGCCAGTACAAATTCAACATCTGCTTGCCAGCGAAAGGGATTTCTATGGAGCTCAAATGGACTACCGGAGGACAAAGTCCCGGACAAGAAGGGGACGGGCTCCTCAACGAGCGGCTTCCGTTCCTGCTTTAACTTATACTAACTGCGAAACTGTGTGTAATGATGGCATTTGTCCTTGTAGCAAGTCGGTCACCACGCACAAGGACGGAGACCGTGGCGTGACCGGCTCTGTTAGCAACAAGAACGGAGCCGGGGTATTATCGGCACTGCACGAATGCAAGATAGTGGACTCTTTACAGGATCTCTATGCTTTTCATCCAGGTAGGGACTACATTGACTGTGGTGCTTTTTCGCGAGTGTATCGGGCCGTTCCCCTGTTTCAAGGAACCGGTGGCCGCTCATGTGGGGCAGACAACTGCAACCGTAGTGCTGGACCAAGTGATTCCTTTGTGGCGATAAAAGTAATTCCTCGTGTGCGTTCGGAGCGAGGCGGCCGTTACAAGGTGGCGCCCCATGCAGcgagaaggggggaaagtgacATGGGGAGGCACGTGGTTTCGAGCACTTCCGCGCAACATTGCGCGTGTGGCAAATATCCTCGACAAAGTGAAAGTGACGCAGAGTGGCGACAACTGCAAAGAATCGCAGAAGAGGTATCAATCCTCGCTGCTCTCGAGCACAGCGGATGCTCCCACCTTATTGGAACACTGCAAACTCCAGAGGAGTTTGCAATTGTTATGGACATGGGTAAAGGTAATATCGATGCCCTGCGCTACGTTCGCGCGCATGGACCACTTAATGAGGCGCATGCTTCGTTAATAGTTTATCAGCTTGTGGAAGCGGTCAATTACCTGCACAATGTCAAGGAGGTCCTGCATCGAGACATAAAACTGGAGAATATACTGCTTTCCCGAGTCGATCAATCAATAAGTATTATCCGGAAAGCTATGGAAACGGGTGGTAGTGTGGAGTCTTCTCCGAGGCCGAAAAACCGAAGTCACACTCACAACGAGGAGGATGTGTCTGGAAGGACCGAGAAGGAGCACACCAAGAGAACGGGAGATGGGTGTGAACGCGGCAACCGCACCGAAGTTGCGGACAGTAAAGCACGGTCTTCGTCTTATAGGTGGTGGGAGCCAGTTTCCGTCAACGTTTCTACTGCTACCGATGAGATGGAACGGCTGTTGAAGGTAACCCTCATCGATTTTGGCCTGTCAATGCATACGTCAAGGTGTAGCGGCACTGGAAATCCCTCagtagaaaagaagatggaagaGGGGAGCGACACACGGAAGCCCATAATCCGAAAAGGAAGTCCCAAGAGCAGTGGCACTGTGGCAGTTGGTGGGGGTTTCAATCTCCCTGAGTTATCCTTCGCCTCATGTGGtaaggtggaaaaagaacCGAGGCGCGTGGATGATGTCGCTGGTGGAGAAGGGACACTTGAGAGCAAACAAGAAGAATCAGAAGACGACGAGGGGTTGTCTCACAGGGTAACGGTCCCGGTTGCAATTTCAAATAACACTCCACCAGTCCTCAGTCGAGCGGGGTCGACAAGTGATTCAACAGCAAAAATTCCAACCACCCTTTTGGTGggtgatgaagaggatggGACACAGCAGGACCGACAGCCGAAGGGTGCCATGCCTACGCGAGCTATCGCCGGAGCGCAGGGAAGTGCGTCGGTTCCGCTTACTGACCATGAGTGTCCTGCACCTTCCTCACTGCTGGAGGATGATTCACATCACCACGATGATACACTTTTATCGTTCACACCTTGTGGTACTGAAAGGTATTTGCCACCAGAAATATTGCAGTGGATTTTGCAGAGGGGGTGGAAGCAGAAGACCATAGCTGTCTGTGAGGCCCGCAAGTTGGATGCTTATGCGGTTGGCATTGTGACGTATGTGCTCTTGAGTGGCTGTTTCCCCTTTAATGGAACATCTCGGGCGACGATGTGGCAACAGAAGCTTTGCGTGCCGGCGTGCAACAGCAGCCGCTGGGAAAATGTCAGCACAGTGGCCATCTCATTCGTTCAATCTCTCCTAGATCCCCAGCCACGCACGCGGTTTGAGCTTTGTGAGGCGCTCACCCATCCGTGGATGCGCCAAGGGGCGCTACTAGCGAAGAAACTGTCGCTTGTTCCACATTCCATGGTTGCAGACGCCAAtttgggggaaggggaggaggaaaaagaaaggagcaaCCGCCAGCTTCCCCGAGTGGTTTCTCGGTTGTCCACCTCAGCATCCTCATTAATTTGTGATGGGCCTGCCCATACACCCTCCGTTGGTTCTCATGCCACCGGAGGGGATGGTAGCCATCCAAAAACCCAGAAGGAACAAACTGGCGATGGTCGCGCCAGTAGTGCACCCCGCCATTCCGCGATTGGTTGCCCACATCGGCGTACGTGCTCAGCGGTGTGTGTATCAACCGAGCTCACATGTGCGGATAGCGGAGCTTTAACAGTTCACAGCACAGCGGGGTCAGGAAAATTGAGTAGCAAACTTGAGTCTGAAGGACCCCGTTTGTCGTTTATGCATCGCGTAGGTGAAGAGCAACGTCCCGCCCAACTCACTGAGACGTATGATTGCCAGGAAGTGGGGAACAAGCAGTTCGGTCAAGCGAAACCCGACGTGGATGAGGGAAAGGCGGATATGTTTGCTTTTCTGTACGAAAAGATAATGTCGGAGTAA
- a CDS encoding SUMO1/Ulp2, putative, whose product MADILLNAAGWILPSLHRSRRAPTTSEETCEAGTNPCTPPLGQRPANEAGSRSVTPSPPPQQQSRATANDAAGDVYPSGHLCAHKRLKGKSSRHMGTSVIAKGMESLLRCILSEDKRDTPLSVSVADDSLSPLERDAAWTTPNNSQEITTESEKERQWQKLKISQPAARATYRLPDAQIEGSEHYSVEQLSTHSVGHVRQRFTSPYLSEWEKPMSLMCEPVHDRGGRFIMERTNDQLLPTSGKEAPKRPKQVREQHMSAAAASFKRQCRDAAENYGADVGPCIRDKRGDKLAACLRDVEGKLRGDSKGGSITSATMDAEEKRQHLYPRWPQQYSALYDSNETLLRAVDTDADRKVRYIYEIVLGDFVRSAVEVEARKRINFFNHMAQRALESYVMRALVAKVEPSSKSLVATKALSHGIRRHIECGKAAYICELAEDEDDRAVFETTLTTGKWDSSRSQNFGEQERVAVSLKSGIAITYRQLSTLAPGVWLNDQIINAYLGLICDEYNVRAGCEAAVSMGTHFYAKVQQEMRIGNAGLNPSSGGFPTLEQNSGVLRWLKRRRHILQSGTTRIVLVPVNLWQSHWTLAVLDWERNRWTYYDSLLYGNAPAPQGSTVLGALHHTFEEARRILCDSDDANSNHTVKAERGYQPRVNGAADQRRLTVATPVGSGCGYDATNGWFDVAPQQQNSSDCGVFVCHVAWCVVNGVALTFTQEDVTALRRVMLHELLLQRLLRRLPLALYTKA is encoded by the coding sequence ATGGCAGATATCCTTTTAAATGCCGCTGGATGGATATTGCCATCTTTACACCGCTCACGCAGGGCCCCGACAACTTCAGAAGAGACGTGTGAGGCTGGAACGAATCCCTGCACGCCTCCGCTGGGCCAGCGACCGGCAAATGAAGCGGGCAGCAGAAGCGTTACTCCTTCGCCCCCACCTCAGCAGCAATCCCGTGCCACTGCTAACGACGCTGCTGGTGATGTATATCCATCTGGGCATCTTTGTGCCCATAAACGactgaaaggaaaaagtagCAGGCATATGGGAACGAGTGTTATCGCAAAAGGAATGGAAAGCTTGCTCCGGTGCATCTTGTCAGAGGATAAACGGGACACTCCGCTCTCGGTGAGCGTGGCAGACGACTCACTATCGCCACTGGAACGCGATGCTGCGTGGACTACACCCAATAATTCCCAGGAAATCACCACAGAGAGTGAAAAGGAACGGCAATGGCAAAAGCTGAAGATCTCACAGCCTGCTGCGAGGGCAACATATCGCCTTCCCGATGCACAAATAGAGGGCAGCGAGCACTATTCCGTTGAGCAGCTGAGCACCCACTCTGTTGGTCATGTGCGGCAGCGGTTCACATCACCGTACCTCTCTGAGTGGGAAAAGCCAATGTCTCTGATGTGTGAGCCGGTGCACGACCGTGGGGGCCGGTTTATAATGGAGCGCACTAACGATCAACTTCTTCCCACATCGGGAAAGGAGGCACCGAAAAGGCCTAAACAGGTGAGAGAACAACACATGAGCGCAGCCGCGGCGAGCTTTAAGCGGCAGTGCCGTGATGCTGCCGAAAACTACGGTGCGGATGTTGGTCCGTGCATCCGCGACAAAAGGGGTGATAAACTTGCCGCTTGCCTTCGTGACGTCGAAGGGAAACTCCGTGGTGACAGCAAGGGAGGCAGCATCACTTCGGCCACAATGGATGCAGAGGAAAAACGCCAACACCTTTACCCACGCTGGCCGCAGCAGTACAGCGCTCTTTACGACAGTAACGAAACTCTTTTGCGCGCCGTTGACACAGATGCCGACAGGAAGGTGCGTTACATTTATGAGATCGTACTGGGCGACTTTGTGAGGAGTGCTGTTGAGGTAGAGGCAAGAAAGCGCATAAATTTCTTTAATCATATGGCTCAACGAGCTCTGGAGTCGTATGTCATGCGCGCTCTTGTCGCCAAAGTGGAACCAAGTTCGAAAAGTTTAGTTGCGACAAAGGCGCTTTCACATGGCATACGTCGCCACATCGAATGTGGAAAGGctgcatatatatgtgagCTTGCCGAGGACGAGGATGATAGAGCTGTTTTTGAGACAACTCTAACGACGGGCAAATGGGACAGCTCGCGATCTCAGAACTTTGGTGAGCAGGAGAGGGTTGCTGTGTCACTCAAGAGCGGAATAGCAATAACGTACCGGCAGTTGTCGACATTGGCACCAGGCGTGTGGTTAAACGACCAAATTATCAACGCCTACCTGGGACTAATTTGTGACGAGTATAATGTGAGGGCTGGCTGTGAAGCTGCGGTGTCTATGGGGACCCATTTCTATGCCAAAGTACAGCAAGAGATGCGAATAGGAAATGCCGGTTTGAACCCCTCGTCGGGCGGATTCCCAACTCTTGAGCAAAACAGTGGTGTCCTCCGTTGGCTGAAAAGGCGTCGGCATATCTTGCAATCGGGTACCACCCGCATTGTGCTTGTGCCTGTCAACTTGTGGCAGTCGCACTGGACACTTGCCGTACTTGATTGGGAACGAAATAGATGGACATATTACGACAGTTTGCTGTACGGAAATGCCCCTGCGCCACAAGGAAGTACTGTGCTTGGGGCGCTTCACCACACATTTGAGGAAGCGCGGCGTATTTTGTGTGATAGTGACGATGCTAATAGCAATCATACCGTTAAGGCTGAAAGAGGCTATCAACCGCGTGTGAATGGTGCTGCTGATCAACGAAGGTTGACTGTAGCCACACCAGTTGGAAGCGGCTGCGGTTACGACGCGACAAATGGTTGGTTTGATGTCGCACCTCAACAGCAGAATTCGTCTGATTgtggtgtttttgtgtgtcacGTGGCGTGGTGTGTTGTCAACGGCGTCGCTTTAACCTTCACGCAAGAGGATGTGACGGCACTTCGGCGCGTGATGCTCCACGAGCTGCTGCTTCAGCGTTTGTTACGGCGGCTACCACTGGCGTTATACACGAAGGCGTGA
- a CDS encoding protein kinase, putative: MGCNTSTTKSHDGGWAVGVCCRRSGAHKGVRRLEEEEDDSVVLPYSPSSSLCEWYNKQLEEGCRRYSAPIDEPARIEKHRSSIHPRAGDEKGIQNGNGLMRKTSELTVAVAREPNRLTMYHMRALERQVGRGMFSDVTLADMTVCTVPRSLWKGAGEKGDRTDEGSDHHMKYLIACKEYSMKNLSWATSEQLVKEAEHLCHLKSNNRLLKVFLVERVPDNSDKGSGGVSTSCAEAASRTLPFCADPLVLLKNPALSVDLPQKNAKLRVYMEYAKYGTLRDVLLKEVPDKFGKAYMHELTVRAYMREVLLALAVLHEADIPHGDLCAKNIFISNPISRVYGTAYPAYISDIPAGRLDKASSRAVSRALISTTTDATHFLTGTEPSASRAEGSAGHCEGRNAAERATGRSFRQRTPTVHHRSVGGAKNEPYGSQRTDPILRRGERAVSIVANRARTECDDCDSGCSHWVDDEVKHLIQDCSYIDGEVVSIPSSNSSVEGTNFGTNGLFKGGKVAKDGSVSSTHAFPHALSFAECGSIAENSTTAYIRSGGEVEARGLLSSRGHPTPVLVCGQQRTGDGSIHSSADVYHRKSKILVKLGHYGRIRSVLLSEKEDVSHLLGSVPHLAPESMGSGVLTPASDVYAFAMTFIELATPRGALYEDLYPGNTGQSRKRLAGAELSRMWMNNIKNYVEDNFHDVPLPQQLSEECRGMLRRCLSRVPAKRPTVVELLQHRYFLLGHWAAEAVRSGQIESPWRETDFEAAALACGLPLLPSVEECTGVVN; encoded by the coding sequence ATGGGGTGCAACACTTCCACCACGAAGAGCCATGATGGAGGGTGGGCTGTTGGGGTTTGCTGCAGGAGGAGCGGGGCGCATAAGGGTGTGAGGCGAttagaggaagaagaggatgacAGTGTTGTGCTTCCTTactctccttcctcttccttgtgTGAGTGGTACAACAAGCAACTGGAAGAAGGCTGCCGACGCTACAGCGCCCCGATTGATGAACCAGCCCGTATTGAGAAGCATCGCAGCTCGATCCATCCGAGAGCTGGGGATGAAAAGGGAATACAAAATGGTAATGGGTTAATGAGGAAAACAAGTGAGTTGACCGTTGCGGTGGCAAGAGAGCCAAATAGGCTAACAATGTATCACATGAGGGCTTTGGAACGGCAGGTGGGACGGGGCATGTTTAGCGATGTAACACTCGCAGATATGACGGTGTGTACGGTGCCCAGAAGTTTGTGGAAGGGTGcgggagaaaagggggaccGTACTGATGAAGGGAGTGATCATCACATGAAATATCTTATTGCATGCAAAGAGTATTCCATGAAAAATCTCAGTTGGGCCACTTCTGAGCAGCTGGTAAAGGAAGCAGAACACCTCTGTCACTTGAAATCCAACAACCGGTTGCTGAAGGTGTTTTTGGTTGAGCGAGTACCAGATAACTCGGATAAGGGAAGCGGTGGTGTATCTACTAGTTGCGCTGAAGCGGCATCAAGGACGTTGCCTTTTTGTGCTGATcctcttgttttgttgaaaAACCCTGCACTTAGCGTCGATCTGCCTCAAAAGAATGCTAAGCTACGTGTTTACATGGAGTACGCGAAGTACGGGACGCTTCGTGATGTTCTACTGAAAGAGGTTCCAGATAAATTTGGTAAAGCCTATATGCATGAACTCACGGTGCGAGCATATATGCGTGAGGTGCTCCTTGCATTGGCTGTCCTTCATGAAGCAGACATACCTCACGGTGACCTATGTGCCAAGAATATATTCATTAGTAACCCGATTAGCCGCGTGTACGGTACTGCGTACCCGGCATACATTTCTGACATTCCCGCTGGGCGTCTCGATAAGGCGTCATCACGCGCAGTTTCCCGTGCGCTGATAAGCACCACTACCGATGCCACCCACTTCCTCACTGGCACCGAACCTAGCGCATCGCGTGCAGAAGGAAGTGCCGGGCACTGCGAAGGACGAAACGCTGCGGAGAGGGCGACTGGCCGTAGCTTCAGGCAGAGGACGCCCACAGTCCACCACAGGTCTGTCGGTGGTGCAAAAAATGAGCCGTATGGGAGCCAGCGAACGGATCCAATACTACGGCGGGGGGAAAGGGCTGTCAGCATTGTGGCAAATCGTGCTCGAACAGAGTGTGATGACTGCGATAGCGGCTGCAGTCATTGGGTAGACGATGAAGTGAAGCACCTCATCCAGGATTGCTCATACATTGACGGTGAGGTGGTTTCTATTCCATCTTCCAATTCCAGTGTGGAAGGCACTAATTTCGGCACCAACGGGTTGtttaaaggggggaaggttGCTAAAGATGGTTCTGTTAGCAGTACACATGCCTTTCCACATGCTCTGTCCTTCGCCGAGTGTGGTAGCATTGCAGAGAATAGTACCACAGCATACATCAGGAGTGGAGGAGAAGTGGAAGCGAGGGGTCTGCTCAGTTCTAGAGGGCACCCCACACCTGTTCTTGTTTGTGGTCAACAAAGAACGGGAGATGGCAGTATCCACTCCTCCGCTGATGTGTACCATCGTAAGAGCAAAATTCTCGTCAAGTTGGGTCACTATGGTCGTATACGATCAGTTTTGTTGAGCGAAAAGGAAGACGTGTCACACCTTCTGGGTAGTGTGCCGCATCTTGCGCCTGAAAGCATGGGAAGTGGAGTACTGACGCCTGCCAGCGACGTCTACGCGTTTGCGATGACATTTATTGAGCTTGCGACGCCGCGCGGTGCTCTGTATGAGGATCTGTATCCAGGGAACACAGGTCAGTCGCGCAAACGATTGGCGGGTGCTGAACTGAGCCGTATGTGGATGAATAACATCAAAAACTACGTTGAGGACAACTTTCACGACGTTCCACTTCCCCAGCAACTATCAGAAGAGTGTCGCGGAATGCTGCGCCGCTGCCTCTCGCGCGTGCCAGCAAAGCGGCCTACTGTGGTGGAGCTGCTCCAGCACAGGTATTTTCTGCTGGGTCATTGGGCAGCTGAGGCGGTGCGGAGTGGACAAATTGAAAGTCCATGGAGAGAAACAGACTTTGAGGCGGCGGCACTTGCCTGTGGTTTGCCGCTATTGCCAAGCGTTGAAGAATGCACAGGAGTTGTCAATTGA
- a CDS encoding T. brucei spp.-specific protein: protein MTRGKRRTVGTFGKRKKNKPRCEPHFPPCSSYVCWRVFLCMFLNFLDNSLPRIQWIWNCVGAFLCFKFVLEDPHHCWYLYFLYAYPYLQEKGYLLSQMQRLFWYFSLFCSLSSPPFATTKNTGERSLKKNC from the coding sequence AtgacaagggggaaaaggcgaACGGTGGGGACGtttggtaaaagaaaaaaaaacaaaccaagaTGTGAACCCCATTTCCCTCCTTGTTCGTCTTACGTTTGCTggcgtgtgtttttgtgtatgtttttgaaCTTCTTGGACAACTCCCTACCAAGAATACAATGGATTTGGAATTGCGTGGGTGCCTTTTTGTGCTTCAAGTTTGTGTTGGAGGACCCACATCACTGTTGGTATTTGTATTTCCTCTACGCCTACCCCTACCTGCAGGAAAAGGGATATTTGCTCTCCCAAATGCAAAGACTCTTTTGGtacttctctttgttttgttccctcagctcccctcccttcgcaacaacaaaaaatacaggGGAAAGGAGCTTGAAGAAGAACTGTTAG